TGTTATATGTTCTTCAGATATTAGTCTCAATATGACTGAGGACTTTGACCGTTCAGTCTCTTCGTTAATAATTTCTGCATCCCTTATGGTTTCAAGTATCCTGTCCAAAGTTTCTTTTTTCTGACTCTGTAGGAATTTGGATTCTCGAATAAGTTCAAACACACCGTCATGAATGAATACACTGGGACGATTCTCGAATAAATATTGAAGAAACACCATAGCTTTCAAGTATGGATCTTGATATTGAATTTCTCCATTCCTAATCATTTCTTCCAAGTGATGTTTCCAAGCATATTTCCCTATGATTTTTAGCTTCCTCTGCTCTTCCTCTGTATTTAGAGTTGTCTTTAGTGAATTAATGTCACCAAACATTTTTCCTAAAAAATCATTGGGAAAGTCGCCACTACCGACCTCGTTGTTTTTTAAGTATGCATCCATGAAACCATATAGTTTCAATAGATAGGATGGAAATCTCAATTCTTCCCAATGTCCTTTACGTTGCACGAGGATATTTTGCAACATACAGGAGTAGATGGCTTTCTCTTTCTCATCCTCTTTATCAATAATAGCAATATAGATAATGTAAAAAACCAATGTGTTCCACACGCATGGGGAAAGTTTCTCGTTTTCATCAATTAGTTCCCATATATGGCTTTTTAACAGGTCTGGACAACTGTTTTTTGTGTAGTTCATAGCCAAATCTGCAAAAACATCAAAGTTCAATTTTTCATCAATAAAATTTCTACATCTTTCTTCCATCACTAAAGTAAAACTCTTATTATAAGGTATAATGAGTCCACTTTGCATGAGAAGTTCGTTTAATACGTTCTCTTCATTTATTTCATTTTGTTCCATAACTCTATCCATTTATTGTCTTCATTAATCTTTTTCAGAAAGTTCACATTGTTCGTATGGGATGTTTGTGTTTCATCGAAAAAGCCGTGATAAACACTATTGATGATACGTTTGGTGTCAAGTCTGCTCACAAATTTTACACGTATATCCCTTATAGTTACGCCATCAGGCAGTTTTGGCAGTACGGGAGCTGGAGCATTTTCCCAACGGGATGGATTAGCGTTTATTTCTATATCAAACTCTTTGGACGCTTTCTTATCATCTTCAAACTTCTTCGTTGCGTCATTCCAGCGGTTTACTCTGAGATTCATATGCAGAAAATCTCTTCCATCCATATTTTTATTGATAGATAATTCTACAATGTTGAAAACAGGGCAATATTGACAATCTTTTTTGTCTAATGCGCCTGGAGGCTGCATGGCTCCAGAGAATACCCTAACAGTACTTTTATCAGCATTTTGGAAAGCATTAGAAATATGTACATGCCCATAAAACTGTAGTTGGAAAAACTTATCAAATTCTTCCTCAATCTTACTTCCGTTAGCCAAGTACTTGGTTGGATGATGCATCATTGAAATATAGATGTGTTTCCCTTTTTTCTTATGAAAACCATTGTAAGCGAACTTGGGCAAAAACATCTTATGGCCATTTCTCTTTGTTTCCCAATCGTCCCAATCATATTGGTCACAACTCAAAGAGGTGTTAAAGCCGTACAAGTGAACTTGATAACCGTCTAAGTTGTCGGATATTATAGCCTCCCAATACGTGTGGTCGTTGTCTGCGTCTATTTCCTTGCGTTCGATACATTTGTCCATCATCATTTCCACACTATCATAACCCGCGCTGAAATCACGATACTCTTTAAAAGGAACGAATAGATCGCGAAATGTTTCAATATCCCCTTTCATCAGATCATAGAACATTTTGTCATTGGCTGATTCGCACGCCAATCCCGATTGGATAAGATTTCTTAATGCAGGTTTTCCTGCATTCCTTTGTTTGTCATGGTTGCCAGGAACAACATACACCTCCGACTTTTTAAGTTTGATTTTAGTGCAAATATTTTCAATGTAAGTTTGAGCTTTTGTATACTGATCTTTTTCACCACTAAAAGCTATATCTCCGCAGATTAACAAATGGTCAAAGTTCCCATTCCCATTCTTGCAAAAACTTTCTATATCTTCCAAAAACTCACGACGCATCAAACTGTAATCGTCTATTGCATCGGGAATGGATAACCAGTGAATATCGGAAATTTGTAAAATTTGTATTTTCCCCATATATTCCTCAACTAAAATTATTTCAAACCTGCCCTAAATAACGGTCGTAAGTTCGATAAAATTAAATTAAAAATAGAAGTTGGTAAACAACAAAATTTGTTGTATCATTATAGTATGAATTACAAATACAAACAAGCAACACATAGCTATATAAACCAATGGCAAAGTTACAAAAAATCTCTGGAATAACCTCGAAAAACGGGTGAAATGACGCTAAACGACTTAATATCAGAGTTGTTACGGTGTCAAATGATGACAAGCCGAAAAAGCGGAAAACGCAAAGAAAAGCGGATTTAAGAAGAAGAATGGTTTGCAAATCATTACCCGTGAAAGAGTAAGATTTAACATATGGGAGATGCTATTGCACCGTTTGTCACCGATTTGCATATCAAGGTCTAACTCGTTGATATTTAACTTTGCAAACAAAAAAAACGAGTATGGCAAGAAGTACATTCAAAGTGCTGTTCTACGTGAACGGCAGCAAGGAGAAAGACGGTATTGTCCCCATCATGGGACGAGTGACAATCAACGGTACTGTGGCGCAGTTCAGCTGCAAGCAGACCATCCCGAAAACCCTTTGGGATGCGAAAGGCAACCGAGCCAAAGGCAAGAGTGCCGAAGCACGGAACGTCAATCTGGCATTGGACAACATCAAGGCGCAAATCATCAAGCACTATCAGCGCATATCCGACCGAGAGGCATACGTAACGGCTGAAATGGTGCGCAATGCCTACCAAGGGGTAGGAAGCGAGTATGAGACACTGATAAAGGCTTTTGACAAGGATTGCGCCAACTTCCTGAAACGTGTCGGTAAAGACCGCAGCATCGGCACGTACAAGGTCATGGTAAGGGCAAGGAACTATGTCGCAGCCTTTATCAAGTCATTCTACAGACGGACGGACATGTCCATGCTGGAACTTACACCCGACTTCATCAAGGAGTTTGCGGCTTATCTTACGGCTGAACGGGGACTGAAAAACGCCACCATCTGGCTGAACTGCATGTGGCTGAAAGGGGTGGTCATGCGTGCGCACTATAACGGACTGATACCGAGAAATCCGTTTGCGCAGTTCCATATCAGCCCGAATGTTAAGGAACGGGAGTATCTGACAGAGGACGAAATCAAAAGAATCATGGCGCACGAGTTTGACAACCCCACCCTCGCATTGGTGCGGGATCTGTTTATTTTCGCCTGTTTCACCGCCTTGTCTTTCGTGGATATGAAAGAACTCACAACGGATGAAATAGTGGAGGTGAATGGTGAGAAATGGATATTGTCGAAACGGCACAAGACAAATGTCCCGTTCCAAGTGAAGCTGCTGGATATTCCCTTGCAGATAATCGAACGGTACAAGTATCTGTCGGAAGACAAGCTGGTTTTCGGGAAAATCAACTATTGGACGATGTGCAAACAGCTGAAAAAGGTAATGGCGGAATGCGGAATAGAGAAGCAAATCTCCTACCATTGCGCTCGTCATACGTTTGGAACACTGGCTCTTAGCAAGGGGATGCCCATTGAAAGCGTGAGCCGTGTTCTGGGACACACGAACATTGTCACGACTCAAATCTATGCGAAGATAACCACGCAGAAACTTGACAATGACCTGACGATGTTCGGCAACAAGCTGAACGCATCGTTCGGAAGTGTAACCCCATAACCAAGCATAGCCATGAAACGAAGCATCATAACAACAGACGGTAACGGCAACATCATCATGCCGACCGACATTAGCGCAACCGCCATGAGCGAATGGGAACTTTGCGACCTGTTCGGAGTAACCGCCCCGACATTCCGTGCAGGGCTGAAGGCTCTTTGCAAGAGCGGAGTTTTAAGGGAATACGGGATAAGGCGAAGCATACGGGTATCCGATAATTGCTGTATGGAGGTTTACAACCTTGAAGCGATAGTTACCCTCGCTTTCCATATCGGCACATTCGGAGCGGAACGGGTACGCAATGCCGTTCTTGAAATACTGTACCTGCGAAAAGAGAAAACAAGCATCTTCTTCTCGCTGAATACCAACGGTATATCCAAATCCGAATACTTCTCGTAGCTGAATGCCTGACATAATTCACTCGGTAAGTCAGTAATTCATTAAGTCAGTACGACAGACGCTCTGATTTTTTCTCCCGAAAAGCGTAATCCGACATTCGCTTTTCGGGAGTTTTCCGTTTGCACAACCCGTTTCCTGTCCCAAACCATTGAAAGTTTTTGTTTCGGGGGCTATTTGTCACCATTCTGCCGTGTTTTGCATAACAACCTATCCGATAATTGATTATATTTTTGCAGCTGGTAATTTTCAAACTTAAAACCATTTGATTATGTCAGCTATCGAACAACAGGACAGCCACAGACCGCCATCGGATGGCGGCATGGCAAAGGAAGAGTTTATCCGAGTGGGGACAACGCTCTATAAGATTGTGGAGCAGCCCAAACTGAACGGAGGGTATATAAGGAAACGCATCGCATGGAACAACGAGACCCTGCGACAGGATTACGGCAAGGATTACATCGGCAGAGTTCCCAAGTATGACGGCTTCTGCACAGTACCCGAACACATCGGCTACCGTTCCGTGGTCGGCAAGTTCCTTAACCTCTACGAACCGATAGACCACCGACCGCAGGAGGGCGATTTATCGCATATCCAATCTTTGGTACGGCACATCTTCGGGGAACAGTACGAGTTGGGGATGGACTATCTGCAACTGCTCTACCTGCAACCAATTCAGAAGTTGCCTATCCTGCTGTTGGTGTCGGAAGAACGCAACACGGGCAAAAGCACCTTCCTGAACTTTCTGAAAGCCCTTTTTCAGAACAATGTGACTTTCAACACCAACGAGGATTTCCGCAGCCAGTTCAATTCCGACTGGGCTGGCAAGCTCCTTATCGTGGTGGATGAGGTGCTGCTCAACCGCAGGGAGGATAGCGAGCGGTTGAAGAACCTCAGCACCACACTTTCCTATAAGGTGGAAGCCAAAGGCAAAGACCGTGATGAGATTGCGTTCTTCGCCAAATTCGTGCTGTGTTCCAACAACGAGCATCTGCCCGTAATCATAGACGCAGGGGAAACACGCTATTGGGTGCGCAAGATAGACCGCTTGCAGTCCGATGATACCGACTTCCTGCAAAAGCTGAAAGCGGAGATACCCGCCTTTCTCCATTTCCTGCAACACAGAAAACTGTCCACCGAAAAGGAAAGCCGGATGTGGTTCAACCCCACATTGCTGCATACAGAAGCCTTGCAGAAGATTATCCGTAGCAACCGCAATCGGCTGGAGATAGAGATGTCGGAACTGCTGCTTGACATTATGGTTGCAATGGATGTGGATAGCGTTTCATTCTGCCTTAACGACCTTGTCGTACTGCTGGTGCACTCGCAGGTAAAGGCGGAAAAGCACCAAGTGCGTAAGGTGGTGCAGGAGTGCTGGAAACTGACACCTGCACCAAACGGGCTTACCTACACCACCTATCAGGGCAATTACAACAGAAGTTGTCACTATGAGCCGATAAAGAGGGTGGGACGCTTCTACACCGTCACAAGGAAGCAACTCGAATCCCTGTAATACTATCATTTTTCTGTTGAATTGTTGAATATGGGTATAAATACACTGACAATAAACGATATACATTCTCAACAAAATCTCAACAAGCCAAAAGAGAAGTTGAGAGACCACCGACACCCGTTTGTGGATTTCTCTTTTGGCGAGCGGTTTGTTGAGAAGATGTTGAGAGGTTACGAGGCTGTATATAAACATATTACATTGACAATTCATCAAATCAACAAATTTTCATCAACTTCAAAACCGTATGTAATATGACAATCCAAGATGTAAAGCAAATCAAACTGGCAGACTATCTGCAAAGTCTGGGCTATACGCCTGTAAAGCAACAAGGCAGGAATCTGTGGTACAAATCACCGTTACGGGAAGAAACGGACGCATCGTTCAAGGTAAACACCGAGCTTGAAAAATGGTATGACTTCGGCATCGGCAAAGGCGGAAACATCCTCGCATTGGCAGCGGAACTCTACCGTTCGGAAGATGTAGCCTATCTGTTGAGACGCATAGAGGAGCGGACAGCATACATCCGCCCTGCATCGTTCTCTTTTGGCAGACAGCATTCCGACAATCGTACTTATCAGGGATTAAAGGTTGGAGAATTGTCCTCCCCTGCTCTTATAGCCTATCTGCAAGAAAGGGGAATAAACATCGGACTTGCCAAAAGAGAATGCAGGGAGCTTCGGTTTATGAATGCCGACAAACCCTATTTTGCCATCGGCTTTCCGAACATGGCAGGAGGATATGAAGTGCGCAACAGATACTTCAAGGGATGTGTCGCCCCGAAAGATATCACCCATATCCGACAGCAGGGCGGACAACGATGTATGTGTTACCTGTTCGAGGGGTTCATGGATTACCTTTCATTCCTTACCATCCGAGTAGAAAACAATCCGCAACACCCGCGATTGGACACACAGGACTATATCATATTGAACTCCGTTTCCAATCTTGCAAAAGCGGAAAGCATATTGGAGACCTACACCCAAGTCGGCTGTTTCCTTGACAACGACACGGCAGGACGGAACACTTGCAAGAAGCTGAAAGAGAAGTTTGGGGAACGGCTGCTTGACAAGTCAATGTACTATCGTGAGTATAAGGACTTGAACGACTACCTGTGCGGTAAGCCCTTGTCCCAATCGGCAGAGCCGATAAAGGAGAAGAAGCAAGTCCAATCCGCAAGGCGGATGATGCAGCCACCGAAAAAGAAAGGGGGATTTCATCTGTAATGTGCTCGTCTGCTTTCCGAAAGGTATTTAGACAGAAATACCATAGCTCAATAGGGCGTTTTCTTCACGCATTACTCCGTAACGCTAAAAACACCCTATCGAGCCAAAGGGAAATCCCTTTGGAAACCCTGTGCAAACGAGAGCAGAAGCCAAACTCGTTTGGATTATGCCGAGTGCAGCAAGGGTTCATTTGCATAATAAACCCTGTGAGCCGATGCCACAGGCAGAGAGAAGAAACATAACGATAACCGCAAAATAGAAATAAAATGGGATATTTTTCATTGGACATTAAGAAAGCAAAGGGTACATCGGACACCACTCAGTCCGACCATATAGAGAGAAAGATAATACCTAAAAACGCAGACCCGACAAGGACACATCTGAACAGGGTGCTTGTCGAATACCCCGATGGCGTTCACGGCAGGGATGAAGCGATTGCCCACAGACTGAACACGGCAGGCATCAGACGGAAAATCACACACGACCAAGTCCGTGTCGTTCGGGTGGTTTTGTCGGGTACGCACGAGGACATGATGAACATACAGGAAAAAGGAGAACTCGATGAATGGTGCAACGACAGCATCCAATGGCTGCAAGCCACATTCGGCAAAGACAATGTGGTTGCCGCACATCTGCACATGGACGAGAAGACTCCGCACATCCACGCAGCCGTTGTTCCCATCGTGACGGGTGAAAGGCGCAAAGCCAAGAAAGAGCAAACGGACGGTAAGCGCAAGTACCGCAAGAAAACAAATTCCGTCCGCTTGTGTGCCGATGACCTGTTCAACCGCCAGACCTTGGTCGCCTACCACGACAATTACGCAAGGGTGATGGCGAAATACGGATTGCAGCGTGGGGTACGGGGTTCGGAAGCACGGCACACCACCACCATGCAGTATTATAGGGACTTGAAAAAGAAGAATGAAGTCCTCGAAACTGAAACCAGACTGTTGCAGGAGAAGAAAGCCGAGGCGCAGGAGGAACTGAAGCAGGTGAAAGCGGAAATCCGTACCGACAAGCTCAAAAACGCAGCCACCGATACGGCAACCGCCCTTGCAAGCAGTGTGGGCTCTCTTTTCGGAAGTGGAAAGATGAAATCGTTGGAGCGCAGGAACGAGGATTTGCAAGACCGCATCCTTGAACTTGAAAACGAAGCCCGACAACGGGAACGGCAACAAGCCAAGCAGATACAGGAGATAAGAAACGCTTACGAGCAACAGCACCGCAAGCTGTCGGAGTTTGCGGATTTTGTCAGACGCTACTTTCCATATGTGGAGAAGCTGATGCCTATAATAAACTTCCTGCGTGACCGATTGAAGTTCAATGACGGAATAATCAGAAGACTGTGCGAGTTCAAGGAGGTCGGGATAAAAGGCGAACTCTATTCTTCCGAATTTAACCGAAGTTTTGATACCCGACACTCCGTCTGCTCTATCAAACAGGATGAAAACGGTAAATTCGATTTCAAGATAGACGGGGTTTCTCACGTGAACTGGTTCAGAAAGAAGATGAATGAGTTTAGAGAAGCCATCGGAATACCGAAGCCAAGACAGAATAGAAGTATGAAACTGTAAATCAAAAAAATCCGTGATAGTAGAATGGTATATCACGGATTTTTCATACTTTTGTATTGGATTGAGGCTACTCTTTCCAAAACATATTAGAATTAAGAAGAAGCGTTATGCTTATCTTGTACTTGAAAACGTAGGAAATTTTCAATTAGATGCAAGGATAGCATAGTGGTTCTCACGCATATAGCGTGGGCTACTATTGTTACATCTGCATCTATGGTTTCCTACGACCTTCAAGTAAGAGTGTGGCTTTGTAGTTCACGCTTTTTCGTAGGTTGGACTAAAATGTTTATTAAATATAATACAACAAATTATGAAGAAGTTGATTGTATCATTCGCATTTGTTTTAATTGCTTTGACATCGTATGCTCAAAGTAGTTCCGAACACCTTACCTTTAAGGGAATTCCCATTGAGGGAAGTATGACTGAATTTTGTCAGAAGTTAAAAGCTAAAGGATTCACTTCTATTGGCAGTGAAAACAATCTTGCATTGTTTATGGGAGACTTTACAGGTCGTAATGCAACTATAGGTGTAACAGCTACAGATGATGGGAAAAGTGTATTTGCCGTAGCTGTGTTGTTTGACCCAAGTGGTGAATGGAATACGCTTGTTAATACTTATAACTATTATAAAGATTTATACACCCGAAAATATGGCAATCCGACTATTTCAAAAGAGAAGAACCCTGCCCATTCGGATTCCAATACAGCTTTAATGGCAGAAGTTCATCAAGGAACTGTTGTTTGGGGTAGTGCTTGGGAGGTAACAGGAGGAAACATTGAATTATCGATAGAAAAAACTTCTGGTATTTATGAGGGTATGGTAATGATTCGTTATCGTGATTCTCAAAATGTAGAAACTAAAATTCAAAAAGATTTAGAGGATATTTAGTATCCAATGTATGCGACTTATTCAAAATGTATCTGGTACATGAATAAGAAATACAATCCGTTAATTGTCAAATAATAACATAACAGAATTATGAAAAAGCTTTTCGTATTATTCGCTTTAATGGTTATAGCTTTTACATCATATGCTCAAGTCTATAAAATGTATAAGACTCGGAACTATCATAATCAACTTCGCTTAAATACAATGACAGGCGAAGTACAACAAATTCAAGATGATGGTCAGTCTTGGGAAATTTGTAGTGCGAGAGAAATTTTAGGAGATAAAGAAGGACGATTTCGCCTTTATGAAACACAGAATATGTGGACATTCATAATGCTTGATACATATACAGGTAAGAATTGGCAAGTCCAGTTTAGTGTCAAGGGTGAGGATTACATGTTTGCTGCACCAATCAACATATTTTCTCTTGCATATCCTGAGAAGTCGTCAAATTGGACTAATAGATTTCAGATGTTTGCCACTGACAACATGTGGACATTTATATTGTTGGACTCATATAATGGACGACTATGGCAAGTTCAATATAGTACACAAGATTTAGACAACCTATTTTGTATTCCTATAAATAAATACGAATTAGTAGAAAATAACGAAAGGTGTATATTCTCTATTCAGCCACTGACAAGTATGTATCAATACTATCTTATAAACGATAATACAGGTGATATGTGGAAATTTCAGTGGAGTACTAAGGGGGATGATTATAGATGGATTGAAAGATTCAGATAAATATTACTTCCAATATGCAGCCATTGTTCATTTGGGTAATTTGTATAATTGCTATTTCGGTTATTGTAATAGCGATGGTACGAACACGCCTAAAAAACAAATCCAAAGAGCTTGCAGAAAAGCTAAACCATATATCTGCATATAGCGAGAAATCAAATTATGAGCAAGCAAAAGAGAGATTATCGGCTCTTAAGGAGGGGGCGTTTATAGATATTCCCTCAGACTTAAATAATGGCTTTTATGGCAGGGTAATCTCCGCAACGCAAGAAAAAGATTTCATCAATCATTATAAGGTACATTTCCAAGAGGCATATTCACTTCTGAAGAAACTTAAAGCCTTTAACATCACTCCATCAGAAACCATATCCAAATTCATTAACGACTTTGGAAGAATCAACAAACTTGTAAAACAACATAATGATGGTGTTATAACCTTTCTACTTGACACGCACAGGGACTTTTTCGACCATTGCCTAAAATACCCATTAGACAAGCAACAAAGACGCTCAATTGTTTCAGAAGAGGATAATTGTTTAGTAGTCAGCAGTGCAGGTAGTGGTAAAACCTCTTCAATTGTCGGTAAGGTTAAATATCTCACCGAAATCAAGGGTATAGCACCTGAAAGAATTTTACTTATCAGTTATACCAACAAAGCAGCAGCCGAACTAACCGAAAGAATGGCGACCAATGGATTGAAAGGTTACACATTCCATAAGTTAGCCATTGATATTATAGGCAAAACGACAGGTACAAAACCATCTATTTGCGACAATACAGATTCATTGTTTGTAGATATATATCACAAATTGTTAGATAAATCGTCTTTCAAGAAAAGTATAGTGGAATACTTTATTGATTACCAAACGAATGAAGCTGATTGGGAACAACGCAAGAATGAAAGACGGGAGCAATTATCAGGACTAAAGAATGTGCAGCTAAAGGCGATGTTCCCCGATATGGACGGCAGAGCCATATATGTGAGAAGTGAACAAGAACAAAAAATATGTTTTGCTTTGTCCTCGCTGGGAGTGAAATTCAGATATGAAGAACCATACGAACATCAATTAGCAGATGAGATGCACTCACAATATCGTCCCGACTTCTCAATATATTTTAAGCAAGGAGGAGTAACCAAACGCATCTATCTTGAACATTTCGGAGTTGATGAACACGGGCTTGTTCCTGCTTGGTTCGCAAAAGATAAGGGTATAACCTACGAAGAAGCCAATCAGAAATACAATGATGGTATAACTTGGAAGAAAACTGCTCACGAGAAATTTGGCACACAACTTTTAGTAACATCAAGTGCAGATTTCCATTATTCTGATATTAGGGATAAACTCCGTAAACTATTAGCTGAAGCAGGTGTACCAATTCAAGAAAAGACCGATGAGGAGTTATACGATTTAGTACTACCCAAAGGCAGCAAGCAGGAAAAGGCGTTTATACGACTTGTTGTTACTTTCGTTACATTGGTAAAATCAAGTTGTAAATCAGTTAAAGAGGTTTTAAAACAAGCCAAAAATGCAGATGATGAACGAAGTGTGTTTATCATCAAGAATATATTTCAACTTGTATATGAACGCTACATAAATGCGTTAAGCGATAGTAACCAAATTGATTTTACCGATGCTATTCTTCAAGCCACTGAGATATGTTGTACTTCACACCCTGTTGAATATGATTATATCATAGTGGATGAGTTTCAAGATATATCTGTTGACCGTTACAACTTCTTGAAAGTATTGCGAGAGGGTAATCCTCCTGCAAAGTTGTATTGTGTGGGTGATGATTGGCAGTCTATTTATCGTTTTTCGGGAAGTGATATGGCTCTATTCAATCAATTCCCCGAATATTTTGGAGCAACGGAGATAAACAAGATTGAAACTACATACAGGTTTGGAGAGCCTTTGGTTTCTTTATCGTCGAACTTTATACAACGCAATAAAGCCCAAATACAAAAGAATATCCATTCGTTCAGCTCAGAAATGAGAACCGAGTTGGAATTCTATGCTTATGATAGACGAGATTACTGCAATACGATAGGGCAACTTGTGGCTTCTATTCCATCGGATAAATCAATATTCCTATTGGGGCGTTACTCTTTTGATGATTACTACCTCTCTTTTATGTACCAATCAATTAAAGAGGGTAATAGATTCTACTATGTGATAGGAGGACGAAAAATAGAGTTTTTAACCGTACATAAGTCAAAAGGTCTTGAAGCGAATTATGTAATACTCTTACAATGCAATAAAGATACATACGGTTTCCCATCACAGGTGAGTGACGACCCTGTGCTTAACTATGTGCTCACTAAGAGCGACCAATTCCCATACGGAGAAGAAAGAAGATTATTCTATGTTGCAATAACAAGGGCTAAGATAAAAACGCTTGTATTATACGATAAGCGTTTCCCGTCTGTATTTGTGGATGAATTCTTGCACCCCGAAAAGGTGTCAGAAGAAAGCTATGTAAAGCACCCTAACGCCAATAAAAGATGGACAAGAAGTGCAGACCAATTTTTATTGAAACTGCACAATGAAGGTAAGAGTGTCAAATATATTGCAAACAAAATGGGTAGAAGTCAAACTTCGATTGTAATGCGATTAAACAAACTAAAAAAATAGTCGAACTTTTTCTTTGATGTACCTTGTGTACATCGGACTATTCTATTATTTTTGTACACAGAAACGAGTTACTTGAAAGCAATTCAAGGTAGAACGCAGCAGATTGTACCGTTGCCAAGTCATTACCTCAAAAACGGGTAATTATCCCAAAGTCCTTTGTATAAGGTACTAA
The Phocaeicola salanitronis DSM 18170 genome window above contains:
- a CDS encoding UvrD-helicase domain-containing protein, yielding MQPLFIWVICIIAISVIVIAMVRTRLKNKSKELAEKLNHISAYSEKSNYEQAKERLSALKEGAFIDIPSDLNNGFYGRVISATQEKDFINHYKVHFQEAYSLLKKLKAFNITPSETISKFINDFGRINKLVKQHNDGVITFLLDTHRDFFDHCLKYPLDKQQRRSIVSEEDNCLVVSSAGSGKTSSIVGKVKYLTEIKGIAPERILLISYTNKAAAELTERMATNGLKGYTFHKLAIDIIGKTTGTKPSICDNTDSLFVDIYHKLLDKSSFKKSIVEYFIDYQTNEADWEQRKNERREQLSGLKNVQLKAMFPDMDGRAIYVRSEQEQKICFALSSLGVKFRYEEPYEHQLADEMHSQYRPDFSIYFKQGGVTKRIYLEHFGVDEHGLVPAWFAKDKGITYEEANQKYNDGITWKKTAHEKFGTQLLVTSSADFHYSDIRDKLRKLLAEAGVPIQEKTDEELYDLVLPKGSKQEKAFIRLVVTFVTLVKSSCKSVKEVLKQAKNADDERSVFIIKNIFQLVYERYINALSDSNQIDFTDAILQATEICCTSHPVEYDYIIVDEFQDISVDRYNFLKVLREGNPPAKLYCVGDDWQSIYRFSGSDMALFNQFPEYFGATEINKIETTYRFGEPLVSLSSNFIQRNKAQIQKNIHSFSSEMRTELEFYAYDRRDYCNTIGQLVASIPSDKSIFLLGRYSFDDYYLSFMYQSIKEGNRFYYVIGGRKIEFLTVHKSKGLEANYVILLQCNKDTYGFPSQVSDDPVLNYVLTKSDQFPYGEERRLFYVAITRAKIKTLVLYDKRFPSVFVDEFLHPEKVSEESYVKHPNANKRWTRSADQFLLKLHNEGKSVKYIANKMGRSQTSIVMRLNKLKK